In the genome of Mycteria americana isolate JAX WOST 10 ecotype Jacksonville Zoo and Gardens chromosome 7, USCA_MyAme_1.0, whole genome shotgun sequence, one region contains:
- the RGS4 gene encoding regulator of G-protein signaling 4 isoform X3: protein MCKGLAALPATCLKSAKDMKHRLGFLLQKSDSCDYSSSQGKKEKISSSQRVSQEEVRKWADSLENLIHHDSEPGFMHTGEDKPQYAGAYTVLL, encoded by the exons ATGTGCAAGGGACTCGCTGCACTGCCAGCCACTTGCTTAAAAAG TGCCAAAGACATGAAGCATCGTCTGGGCTTCTTGCTGCAGAAGTCAGACTCCTGTGACTACAGCTCTTCCCAGGGCAAGAAGGAGAAAATATCTTCAAGCCAGAG GGTTAGCCAAGAGGAAGTCAGAAAGTGGGCAGACTCTTTGGAAAACTTGATCCATCATGACA GTGAACCTGGATTCATGCACACGGGAGAAGACAAGCCACAATATGCTGGAGCCTACACTGTCCTGCTTTGA
- the RGS4 gene encoding regulator of G-protein signaling 4 isoform X1 codes for MCKGLAALPATCLKSAKDMKHRLGFLLQKSDSCDYSSSQGKKEKISSSQRVSQEEVRKWADSLENLIHHDRGLAAFRAFLKSEYSEENIEFWVSCEDYKKTKSPAKLSPKARKIYDEFISVQATREVNLDSCTREKTSHNMLEPTLSCFDEAQRKIFTLMEKDSYRRFLKSPYYLDLVSPPGAGCGPENCKRSHTHTLDCNSNIISQCA; via the exons ATGTGCAAGGGACTCGCTGCACTGCCAGCCACTTGCTTAAAAAG TGCCAAAGACATGAAGCATCGTCTGGGCTTCTTGCTGCAGAAGTCAGACTCCTGTGACTACAGCTCTTCCCAGGGCAAGAAGGAGAAAATATCTTCAAGCCAGAG GGTTAGCCAAGAGGAAGTCAGAAAGTGGGCAGACTCTTTGGAAAACTTGATCCATCATGACA GAGGACTGGCTGCTTTCCGTGCTTTTCTCAAATCTGAGTACAGTGAGGAAAACATCGAGTTCTGGGTCAGTTGTGAGGACTACAAGAAAACCAAGTCGCCAGCCAAGCTCAGCCCCAAGGCCAGAAAGATCTATGATGAGTTCATCTCGGTGCAGGCAACAAGAGAG GTGAACCTGGATTCATGCACACGGGAGAAGACAAGCCACAATATGCTGGAGCCTACACTGTCCTGCTTTGATGAGgctcagagaaaaatattcacCCTCATGGAAAAGGATTCTTACCGCCGTTTCCTCAAGTCCCCCTACTACCTGGACTTGGTCAGCCCACCTGGTGCTGGCTGTGGGCCTGAAAACTGCAAAAGAAGCCACACTCACACCTTAGACTGCAACTCTAACATCATCTCACAGTGCGCCTGA
- the RGS4 gene encoding regulator of G-protein signaling 4 isoform X2, giving the protein MKHRLGFLLQKSDSCDYSSSQGKKEKISSSQRVSQEEVRKWADSLENLIHHDRGLAAFRAFLKSEYSEENIEFWVSCEDYKKTKSPAKLSPKARKIYDEFISVQATREVNLDSCTREKTSHNMLEPTLSCFDEAQRKIFTLMEKDSYRRFLKSPYYLDLVSPPGAGCGPENCKRSHTHTLDCNSNIISQCA; this is encoded by the exons ATGAAGCATCGTCTGGGCTTCTTGCTGCAGAAGTCAGACTCCTGTGACTACAGCTCTTCCCAGGGCAAGAAGGAGAAAATATCTTCAAGCCAGAG GGTTAGCCAAGAGGAAGTCAGAAAGTGGGCAGACTCTTTGGAAAACTTGATCCATCATGACA GAGGACTGGCTGCTTTCCGTGCTTTTCTCAAATCTGAGTACAGTGAGGAAAACATCGAGTTCTGGGTCAGTTGTGAGGACTACAAGAAAACCAAGTCGCCAGCCAAGCTCAGCCCCAAGGCCAGAAAGATCTATGATGAGTTCATCTCGGTGCAGGCAACAAGAGAG GTGAACCTGGATTCATGCACACGGGAGAAGACAAGCCACAATATGCTGGAGCCTACACTGTCCTGCTTTGATGAGgctcagagaaaaatattcacCCTCATGGAAAAGGATTCTTACCGCCGTTTCCTCAAGTCCCCCTACTACCTGGACTTGGTCAGCCCACCTGGTGCTGGCTGTGGGCCTGAAAACTGCAAAAGAAGCCACACTCACACCTTAGACTGCAACTCTAACATCATCTCACAGTGCGCCTGA
- the RGS5 gene encoding regulator of G-protein signaling 5, which yields MCKGLAALPHTCLERAKEIKTKLGTLLQKPDSAIDFIIPYPEKPEKPPKAQKPSPEEALQWRDSLEKLLQNPYGLASFRSFLRSEFSEENAEFWVACEDYKKTKSPVKMAEKAKKIYEEFIQTEAPKEVNIDHFTKAVTTKNLVEPSPSSFDMAQKRIFALMEKDSLPRFVRSEFYQELIK from the exons ATGTGCAAGGGATTAGCCGCGCTGCCCCACACGTGCCTGGAGAG GGCCAAGGAGATCAAGACCAAGCTGGGCACGCTGCTTCAGAAGCCCGACTCAGCCATTGACTTCATCATCCCCTATCCGGAGAAGCCGGAGAAGCCGCCCAAGGCCCAGAA GCCATCACCAGAGGAGGCTCTGCAGTGGCGTGATTCCTTGGAGAAGCTCCTGCAAAACCCCT ACGGGCTTGCCAGCTTCCGCAGCTTCCTGCGCTCCGAGTTCAGCGAGGAGAACGCTGAGTTTTGGGTGGCCTGCGAGGACTACAAGAAAACCAAGTCCCCTGTGAAGATGGCGGAGAAGGCCAAGAAGATCTACGAGGAGTTCATCCAGACTGAGGCACCCAAAGAG GTGAACATTGACCACTTCACCAAGGCTGTGACCACGAAGAACCTGGTAGAGCCATCACCAAGCAGCTTTGACATGGCCCAGAAGAGGATCTTTGCCCTGATGGAGAAAGACTCCCTGCCCAGATTTGTGCGGTCGGAGTTTTATCAGGAGTTAATCAAGTAG